Proteins encoded together in one Marinobacter sp. Arc7-DN-1 window:
- a CDS encoding transporter substrate-binding domain-containing protein has protein sequence MAVALFWVLCLLPASPLATAEQSNETITVGIVGDNKPYSFDDGPGASGFSVDVLREVARQSGLNFVFRAGSWPEIYDAFLRGELDVIDGISFHPDHAEKVLFTEPYHLRQTFLMHNTQTPIGKISTIEDLKGSRVGLVRDVYYRDALAGQGISITTYDSLYSLIRALAFGWVDVIVGPRLTLQYYASQAGFGFLEIAGAAPFGELSNEDFRIGVLKTNQDLFQKISRGLQQIPQPRIQELLERWREFGGNNLNKVTEFTLTPEQRRFISETGPVRVGLMRDYAPYSFESGTRIHGLSIDVLNRISDLTGLQVIPVEGQWIELLPLFRDGEIDLLANMSFRPERQTFTRFTQPYHTIPNVAFTHDPSLRLETLDDLRGQRVALGSGIYYEKPVRAALGDNARIFTTQDAMFQALARDEVDVVLAALPNGNFWIRELGIPGVRIAGELMLEGQAGEDLRFGVRPGLAPLADILDQALSAISAEEMHAIESRWLGASVDRQVAETGEVTLNAIELAWLEAHNSQLNMCVDPHWFPLEGIDAEGNHTGLSAEVARLFSKRAPVRFELVRTDSWKESMRAARQGKCDIFTMAMKTPERSRFLNFTEPYLEVPTVVLGRIEAPFIERVGDLRGQRIGVVEDYAFAELLQNRYPSLNLIEVGNEQDGLRKLQSNELDGYITTLATASYYMQELGLADLKVIGRVPADWSLSVATRKDEPVVLGIMQKLVSSLTAQERKDLERQWRNLRLKQSVDYTLTWQLLVAGVLITALLVHWNRKLNRLNKDLTDANERLARLSVTDDLTQLGNRSYFDQEFRKSFQWCQRHNSGFAVAMIDADHFKKINDSYGHEAGDLCLKTLANTMREHFRRETDRLSRFGGEEFVIFASYEDRNEIRNRLERFREAVANACSICDGNDIKLTISIGLATGIPGPDDSPAEFLRQADQALYQAKENGRNRLEARAVSS, from the coding sequence GTGGCCGTTGCTCTCTTCTGGGTTCTGTGTCTGCTGCCCGCATCGCCGCTGGCAACGGCAGAGCAGTCGAACGAAACGATAACTGTCGGCATTGTCGGTGATAACAAACCCTATTCCTTTGATGACGGTCCGGGGGCCTCCGGTTTTTCCGTCGATGTTCTCCGGGAGGTCGCCAGGCAGTCCGGTCTGAACTTCGTCTTCCGAGCTGGCAGTTGGCCGGAGATCTACGATGCGTTCCTGCGCGGAGAGCTTGATGTTATCGACGGAATTTCGTTCCATCCGGATCACGCTGAAAAAGTCCTGTTTACTGAGCCGTACCACCTGCGTCAGACCTTCCTGATGCACAATACCCAGACACCGATCGGAAAGATCAGCACGATAGAGGACCTCAAAGGCAGTCGAGTAGGTTTGGTACGTGACGTTTATTATCGCGATGCCCTGGCAGGTCAGGGTATTTCCATCACTACCTACGACTCTCTATACAGCCTTATCCGGGCACTCGCATTTGGCTGGGTGGATGTTATTGTCGGTCCAAGGCTGACTCTCCAGTACTACGCTAGCCAAGCTGGATTCGGCTTTCTCGAGATCGCCGGTGCGGCCCCCTTCGGAGAGCTCTCTAACGAGGATTTCCGCATTGGAGTTCTGAAAACCAACCAGGACCTCTTTCAAAAGATCAGTCGTGGCCTGCAACAGATTCCACAACCGCGAATACAGGAGTTGCTTGAGCGCTGGCGGGAATTCGGCGGCAACAACCTCAACAAAGTCACAGAATTTACCCTGACCCCGGAACAACGCCGGTTTATTTCGGAAACCGGTCCGGTTCGCGTAGGTTTAATGCGGGATTATGCCCCTTACAGTTTTGAAAGCGGCACCCGTATTCACGGTTTGAGTATTGATGTGCTTAACCGCATATCGGACCTGACCGGATTGCAGGTGATTCCAGTCGAAGGGCAGTGGATCGAATTGTTACCGTTGTTCCGTGACGGCGAAATTGATCTTCTGGCCAACATGTCTTTCAGACCCGAACGTCAGACCTTCACTCGCTTTACCCAGCCTTACCACACGATTCCCAATGTTGCCTTTACCCATGACCCGTCCCTGAGACTGGAGACACTTGACGACCTCAGGGGGCAACGCGTAGCGCTGGGTTCCGGCATCTATTACGAAAAACCCGTCAGAGCTGCATTGGGTGACAATGCGAGGATATTCACAACGCAGGACGCCATGTTCCAGGCCCTGGCCAGAGACGAGGTCGATGTGGTTCTCGCCGCTTTGCCCAATGGCAATTTCTGGATACGGGAGCTGGGTATCCCCGGAGTACGAATCGCGGGTGAACTGATGCTGGAGGGCCAGGCTGGCGAAGATCTCCGTTTCGGGGTAAGGCCCGGACTCGCCCCGCTGGCCGACATTCTTGATCAGGCACTGTCAGCCATCAGCGCTGAAGAGATGCATGCGATCGAGAGCCGTTGGCTGGGAGCCAGCGTTGACCGGCAGGTAGCTGAAACGGGTGAGGTGACTCTGAATGCAATAGAGCTGGCCTGGCTGGAAGCCCATAACAGTCAGTTAAACATGTGTGTTGATCCACACTGGTTTCCACTTGAAGGCATAGACGCCGAAGGCAACCATACCGGATTGTCCGCCGAGGTGGCCCGCTTGTTCTCAAAACGTGCACCTGTGCGGTTTGAGCTGGTTCGCACAGACAGCTGGAAAGAATCCATGAGAGCCGCCAGACAAGGCAAGTGCGATATCTTCACGATGGCAATGAAGACCCCTGAACGGTCCCGATTCCTGAATTTTACCGAGCCGTACCTTGAGGTGCCGACTGTTGTTCTTGGCCGGATTGAAGCCCCCTTCATCGAGCGCGTGGGAGATCTGCGGGGCCAGAGGATTGGCGTTGTCGAGGATTACGCGTTCGCGGAGCTTTTGCAGAACCGCTACCCCTCTCTCAATCTTATCGAAGTCGGGAACGAACAAGACGGGCTAAGGAAACTGCAAAGCAATGAGCTGGACGGCTACATCACAACGCTGGCAACTGCCAGCTACTACATGCAGGAACTTGGCCTTGCCGATCTGAAAGTAATTGGCAGAGTTCCCGCAGACTGGTCACTCTCCGTGGCAACGAGAAAGGACGAGCCTGTTGTTCTGGGCATCATGCAAAAGCTGGTTTCCAGCCTCACCGCCCAGGAGCGGAAAGACCTTGAACGGCAGTGGCGGAACTTACGGCTCAAGCAATCCGTGGACTACACCCTGACCTGGCAACTGCTGGTCGCTGGCGTGCTGATTACCGCTCTGCTGGTTCACTGGAACCGGAAACTCAACCGCCTCAATAAAGACCTGACCGATGCCAATGAGAGGCTCGCACGTCTAAGCGTAACGGACGACCTGACGCAATTAGGCAACCGAAGCTACTTTGACCAGGAGTTCCGCAAGAGCTTCCAGTGGTGTCAGCGCCACAATTCAGGCTTTGCGGTCGCAATGATAGACGCGGATCATTTCAAAAAAATCAACGACAGTTATGGCCACGAAGCCGGAGATCTTTGCCTGAAAACTCTGGCAAATACCATGCGCGAACACTTCCGGCGGGAAACAGACAGGCTCTCGCGTTTTGGGGGCGAGGAATTCGTCATTTTTGCCAGCTACGAGGACAGGAATGAAATACGTAACCGCCTGGAGCGTTTCCGGGAGGCTGTCGCAAATGCCTGCAGTATTTGCGATGGCAACGATATCAAGCTGACCATCAGCATTGGTCTGGCGACCGGTATTCCGGGGCCGGATGACTCACCGGCGGAATTTCTCAGACAGGCCGACCAGGCCCTGTACCAGGCCAAAGAAAATGGTCGGAACCGGCTGGAGGCGCGAGCGGTCAGTTCCTGA
- the cysK gene encoding cysteine synthase A, producing MARIYEDNSLSIGNTPLVKLNRVNDGATIWAKIEGRNPAYSVKCRIGSAMIWDAEKRGTLKPGMTIVEPTSGNTGIALAFVAAARGYKLILTMPASMSLERRKVLKALGAELVLTEPAKGMPGAIARAEEIFASDPDNHFLPQQFQNPANPRIHEDTTGPEIWNDTDGEVDIFVAGVGTGGTLTGVSRYIKDTRGKKITTVAVEPTDSPVITQVMNGEDPKPAPHKIQGIGAGFVPKNLDLELVDQVETVSNEESMDMAHRLMQEEGILCGISCGAAVVAAVRVSKQPEHKGKNIVVVLPDSAERYLSSALFADQFGELENLQ from the coding sequence ATGGCACGTATTTACGAGGACAACTCACTCTCCATCGGCAACACCCCGCTGGTAAAACTGAACCGGGTCAATGACGGCGCCACCATCTGGGCCAAGATTGAGGGCCGTAACCCGGCCTACTCCGTTAAGTGCCGGATCGGCTCGGCCATGATCTGGGACGCCGAAAAACGGGGCACCCTCAAACCGGGCATGACCATCGTGGAGCCCACCAGCGGCAACACCGGCATCGCACTGGCGTTCGTGGCTGCTGCCCGCGGCTACAAACTGATCCTGACCATGCCCGCCTCCATGAGCCTGGAACGCCGGAAGGTCCTGAAGGCCCTGGGGGCGGAACTGGTGCTTACAGAACCAGCCAAAGGCATGCCGGGCGCCATCGCCAGGGCGGAAGAGATTTTCGCCTCCGACCCGGACAACCATTTCCTGCCCCAGCAGTTCCAGAACCCTGCCAACCCACGGATTCACGAAGACACTACCGGCCCGGAGATCTGGAATGACACGGACGGTGAGGTGGACATCTTCGTGGCCGGTGTCGGTACCGGCGGCACGCTGACCGGTGTGTCCCGCTACATCAAGGACACCCGTGGCAAGAAGATCACCACCGTCGCCGTCGAGCCCACGGATTCACCGGTCATCACCCAGGTGATGAATGGGGAAGATCCCAAACCTGCGCCCCACAAGATTCAGGGCATTGGCGCCGGCTTTGTACCCAAGAATCTGGACCTGGAACTGGTTGACCAGGTGGAAACCGTTTCCAATGAGGAGTCCATGGACATGGCCCACCGGCTGATGCAGGAGGAAGGCATTCTCTGCGGCATTTCCTGCGGTGCCGCCGTTGTCGCGGCGGTCCGGGTGAGCAAGCAGCCGGAGCACAAAGGCAAGAACATCGTCGTGGTATTGCCGGATTCGGCAGAACGCTATCTTTCCTCAGCCCTGTTTGCTGACCAGTTTGGTGAGCTGGAGAACCTCCAGTAA
- a CDS encoding DNA ligase, with protein sequence MLSRLFCTVLLVLPSFLPSPVAWAEPPKLTLANVYQKGMPLEGYWVSEKLDGVRAYWTGERFLSRGGHEYRAPGWFTKGFPAHPLDGELWMGRGRFAELSGAVRQVVPVAAQWRQVRFMVFDLPDQEATFDQRLARLRALVDRVGSPYMVLVEQQRASTHEKLMRRLEEVVDSGAEGLMLHLGASGYRSGRSNDLLKVKPYQDAEAVVVRHLPGSGKYEGMMGSLLVELENGRQFRIGSGFSDTERASPPEPGITITFKYYGLTATGLPRFASFLRVRNDEPMD encoded by the coding sequence ATGCTTTCCCGATTGTTTTGTACCGTGCTTCTGGTGCTGCCTTCCTTCTTGCCTTCCCCCGTGGCCTGGGCGGAACCACCAAAGCTCACACTCGCCAATGTCTATCAAAAAGGCATGCCGCTTGAGGGCTACTGGGTCAGTGAAAAGCTCGACGGGGTGCGAGCCTACTGGACCGGTGAGCGCTTTCTTTCCCGTGGTGGTCACGAGTATCGGGCGCCCGGGTGGTTTACCAAAGGGTTTCCGGCGCATCCCCTGGATGGCGAGCTCTGGATGGGGCGTGGCCGTTTTGCGGAATTATCGGGGGCGGTGCGTCAGGTGGTTCCGGTAGCTGCCCAGTGGCGGCAGGTTCGCTTCATGGTATTTGATCTTCCGGATCAGGAGGCTACTTTCGATCAGCGTCTGGCCCGGCTGAGGGCATTGGTCGATAGGGTCGGATCACCCTATATGGTGCTTGTGGAGCAGCAGCGGGCGAGCACCCATGAGAAGTTGATGCGGCGTCTGGAAGAGGTGGTAGACAGCGGGGCAGAGGGGTTAATGCTGCACCTGGGGGCCAGTGGTTACCGAAGCGGTCGCTCGAATGACCTGCTGAAAGTGAAGCCGTACCAGGATGCCGAAGCGGTGGTGGTTCGTCACCTGCCGGGCAGTGGCAAATACGAGGGCATGATGGGGTCACTGCTGGTCGAGCTCGAAAATGGCCGGCAGTTCCGGATTGGTTCCGGGTTCAGCGATACCGAGAGGGCGTCCCCACCAGAGCCCGGAATCACGATCACATTCAAGTATTATGGTCTTACGGCCACTGGTCTGCCCCGTTTTGCCAGTTTTCTGCGAGTCCGCAATGACGAACCGATGGATTAA
- a CDS encoding DUF4124 domain-containing protein, whose protein sequence is MKALVVLMFLCSIPLSANAGVYKWVDANGQTHFGDRPPAQATSSEVAVNAAPANADTGARERHQKMTEFLEQQQAERKARRAADAKAKEKAEKRADVCRKLRARLKYLASVSTFYDLNDQGERVFVSEAENTRIREDFREKVRSTCGNE, encoded by the coding sequence GTGAAAGCATTAGTGGTTTTAATGTTCCTCTGCTCCATCCCCCTCTCCGCAAACGCGGGTGTCTACAAATGGGTGGATGCCAACGGCCAAACCCATTTCGGAGATCGCCCACCGGCCCAGGCGACATCAAGTGAAGTTGCGGTTAATGCCGCTCCGGCCAATGCGGATACGGGTGCCCGGGAACGCCATCAGAAAATGACGGAATTTCTGGAGCAGCAGCAGGCGGAACGCAAGGCGCGGCGGGCGGCTGATGCCAAGGCTAAGGAGAAAGCGGAGAAGCGTGCCGATGTTTGCCGAAAACTTCGGGCGCGTCTCAAGTATCTGGCCAGCGTCTCAACTTTTTATGACCTCAACGATCAGGGTGAGAGGGTCTTCGTGAGTGAGGCCGAGAATACCCGTATTCGTGAGGATTTCCGGGAGAAGGTGAGGAGCACCTGCGGAAACGAATAA
- a CDS encoding transposase zinc-binding domain-containing protein gives MKTILQEVMGRGYPALAEKTPLPPHVHRAARAMVLCRTAALGGHIQGCPEGHVQRV, from the coding sequence ATGAAGACGATACTACAAGAGGTGATGGGCCGGGGGTATCCGGCCCTGGCGGAGAAGACGCCTCTGCCACCGCATGTTCATCGCGCGGCCAGGGCGATGGTGCTGTGCCGCACGGCGGCACTGGGCGGTCACATACAGGGCTGCCCCGAGGGGCATGTCCAGCGGGTCTAG
- a CDS encoding transposase, producing the protein MCFLSDPAYLGAQPGILSVLHTWGRSLTLHPHIHCAITEGGLDDQGLWRLPVRNCFLPIRAVMFKYRGHFLAQLKSAVDCGELSLPDGETPTSSHNLFNRLGRKPWNVNLRERYDNAEGVVEYLARYVRGGPMRPSQLSRFRTDQNDVLFRYHAHRDNPDGGRKRCRKERLSTGEFAGRLLQHVPRKGLNIVRSYGLYAVACRGKLDQARADVGQAPVRQPKPVRWQGYLGRFPDSQKQTHCSVCERQLTLMAPIAPSRAPP; encoded by the coding sequence ATGTGTTTTTTGAGCGATCCGGCGTACCTGGGGGCCCAACCTGGCATTCTGAGCGTTTTGCACACCTGGGGGCGGTCGCTCACGTTGCACCCCCATATTCATTGCGCCATTACCGAGGGTGGTCTGGACGATCAGGGGCTGTGGCGGTTGCCGGTCAGGAACTGTTTTCTGCCGATCCGGGCGGTCATGTTCAAGTATCGTGGGCACTTCCTGGCGCAGCTGAAATCCGCCGTGGATTGCGGGGAGTTGTCGCTACCGGACGGTGAGACACCGACGAGCAGCCACAACCTGTTTAACCGATTGGGACGTAAGCCCTGGAATGTGAACCTTCGAGAGCGTTATGACAACGCGGAAGGCGTGGTGGAATACCTGGCCCGCTACGTGCGGGGCGGGCCGATGCGCCCGAGTCAGTTGTCAAGGTTCCGGACCGACCAGAACGATGTCCTGTTCCGCTACCATGCGCACCGGGACAACCCGGATGGCGGACGTAAACGGTGCCGGAAGGAACGCCTGAGTACGGGCGAATTTGCCGGGCGGTTACTGCAGCATGTGCCCCGCAAGGGGCTGAACATTGTGCGCAGTTATGGTCTGTATGCGGTTGCCTGCCGGGGCAAGCTGGACCAGGCCCGGGCGGACGTGGGGCAAGCGCCGGTTCGCCAACCGAAGCCGGTTCGGTGGCAAGGTTATCTTGGCCGTTTTCCCGACAGTCAGAAGCAGACCCACTGCTCGGTCTGTGAGCGGCAACTGACACTGATGGCCCCCATTGCCCCTTCGAGGGCTCCGCCATGA